The stretch of DNA CCTGCTTTTGGCGCTTGGCTTCGTCAATTTCAATCCGCAGATCCCGCACCTGCTGCTTTAGTTTTTGCTCCCGGCTGTAGACCTGCTGCGCCATACGGTCAAACACGCGGGCCAGCTGGCCAATTTCGTCGCTACGACGGGCGATCGCCCCCAGCTGGCCCAGCTCAAACCGCTCGGCCTCAATATTTGCCGCGGTGCGAGCAATGCCCAGCACGGGGCGGGCAATCAGGCGATCGGCCATCAGCACCGCCACCCCCGCAGTCATCCCGGTAAAAATCGCGATGATGCCCAGCAGCATCCGCTTGTTGCGGTTCACCTCCACCAGGTAGCTGGCCTCAGGGATCACCGTGCCCACCACCCAGTCCAGTTGCTCCAGGGGGGTGAACGAGATCAGGTAGCGATTGCCCGTAGCTGGATCCCTGAAAGCAAAGCGCTGGAGTTCTGTTAAGTTCTTCAGGTCTACTCCCTGCTCCTGCAGGGTCTGACTGGCGATTCTCAGCAAAGGGTTTTCTACAGTCTCTAGCTGCTGGAGGTGTGGGTCCGCCGAGTTCTTGCCCTGGGTCGGCATCACCTCCGCCACGTCCGTTGAGGCGATCAATTCCTGCCGGGCATTGATGATAAACGCCTCGCCGTTAGGATTGGTCTGCAGCTGCTGTAAATACTCCGACAGCTGGGTAAGCTCAATGCCGACGCCGATCACGCCCCAAATTTCTCCCTTGGGATTGATCAGCGCTGTGGTGGCATCTAGACCAGGCGTTTGGGTCGAGCGATAAACGTACACCGTCCAGGCTCGCTTCTGGGTCGATTCCAGGGCGTTTCTGTACCAGGGCCGCTCCGGGGCAAAGAATGGCGGATCCATAGTGTAAGTTTCTGTCTTGACCGGTTCCAGGCGACCGTCACTGCTCTGGTAGGTATTGACCGTCGCCGTCGTGCTCCGGCTCTGCCAGTCCCAGTCGCGCAGGTGGAAGTGTAGCCGGCCATCGGAGGTCCGCTGGGCCCCAAAAAAATCGCCCTTCGCGTCGCCATACTGCACCCAGGTGAAGTTGGGGTTGGCCTGCAATACGCTGAGCAAAAACAGCTCCCGATCTTGGGCGCTGGTCAGGTCGATCAAATTCTGACCCAGGCTGCTGTTCAGCAGCGACTGCGCCGATTCTGCATTGTTAAACAGCTTTTCCACCTCCTGGGAGGTACCCAGGGTGATCTCCTGGTTCACCTGGTCAACGATGGTGTCGATGTTGCGCTTAGACACCAGCGACCAGGGCACATAAACCAGCGCCGCCGTCGTCCCCACCGTCAGCAGCATCGCCCCGACCAGGGTGGCTTTAAGTCCGGGGGGTTTGGGGCGGCGAAAGGGGAGGGGCATGGTGAGTGGGTGGTGAAGGTGAGGGGGTAAGGTGGATGAGGAAGGTGAGGGGGTGAGGTGGATGAGGAAGGTGAGGTTGGCTTTCTCCTCATCCCTCCATCTCCTCATCCCTCCCGATTGGCCACCAGGGCTGTCGCGGCCATACCGGTGTGGACAATGCCCAGGGTCCGGAACGGGTCCATCAGCGGGTCAATGGCGATGAACAGCACCAGCACCGCCTCCAGGGGCAGCTTGAGTGGATCCAGCACCAGTCCCAGCATGGTCAGGGTCAGAATGCCGGTGACGCCGGAGGTGGCCATGCCCGCCAAAATTGAACCTATGATTACTATGCCCAGCCCTGCCAGGCCCAGCTCACGCTGGTAGAGCTGCACCACAAATAGGGTGGCCAGCGCAAAGTAAATCACGGAGCCAAACCGGCAGAGGGTAATCGCCAGGGGGGTAACCAAATTTGTGGTTTGAGCATTGAACCTGAGGTTTTCGCTCAGGCTGGTGATGGCGGCGGGGAGACAGGCCAGACTGCTGGAGGTGGCCAGCGACAGAATGGTGGGGTCTTTCAGGGCCAGCAGCGTTGCCCACAGGCCCAGTCCCGATCGCCGCCAGATGATCACCGTGCTGAGCAGGTAGATGGCTGCAAAGGTGGCGATCGCGACCACCACAAAATCGACCATGGACAGCAGCACTCCCACCCCTACCTGGGATAGCTGGTAGGCCAGCAGGCTGCACAGGCCAAAGGGCAGCAGGTAGGTCAGCCCGTGGATGACTTTATTAAAAGACTGGTAAAGGCTGTCGAGGGTATCAAACAGGGCGGTGGTCGAGGGGGCCTTAACCAGCCCCAGCGATACGCCAAAAATGATCGCAAACAGCAGCACCTTTAGGGTCTGCCCCTCGCTCAGGGCCGCAAAGATATTGTCGGGTACCATGCTGTCTACCAGGGTGGTCACGCCGCCGGTTGCGGCCTCGGGCAGGGGACCGCTGAGGGCCATTTCCAGGTCGACCCCGGACTGGTTGACCAGCACCCCCAGGGTTTGGAGGGTTTCGGTGGACAGGTCGCGACCGGGGCCAGCCAGGATGGCAATAGCCACCGCGATCGCGCTGACCGCCAGCAAACTCAGCGGAAAAACTACCGCAATTCGCTGCACATACTGCCGCGCGTCGTGGCTTTGCATCAGGCGCCCCAAACTTTTCGTAATCGCCGACAGCAAAATCGGTAGCACACACATCTTCAGCAGTCCCAGGTAGAGCGTGCCAAAGGGGGCAATCCACGCCGCGAGCTGGGGCTGGGTGGTGCCAATGAACACCCCTAACCCACCGCTGATCACGATCGCCCAGGGGCTGCGCAACCAATCGATCGAGGCCTGCCGGGGGAGATAGGCTTTGGGGGAAGTAACCATGGGGAGTGCCACAACAAAAAGGCCAAAGAATTACGGTCGCTAGGGAGACTGGGGAGCCCAGTAGTCGGCGTACTGATCCAGGACCGTGTCTACGGTGTACTGGGCAGTCAGGGTATCCAGGTACTGATCGACAAAGGCCAGCAGGTGGCTACTGCTCCAGGGCAGCACCACCGCCAGCGCATCCTGGGTATCGGTAAGGGCAATGGTCTGTAGTTGTAAAGCCGCGTCGGGCTGGGTGCGGACTACCTTTTTTATTTCCAGTTCATCGCGGTAGGCGGCAAGAATTTCACCCCGCACCACCGCGGCTACCGTGTCTTCCCAGGTGGGAAACTCCACAATCGTGGCCTGGGGAAACTTTTGCTGGAGAAAACCGACGTAGGAGGATCCCTGGATTACCCCCACCCG from Leptolyngbya sp. KIOST-1 encodes:
- a CDS encoding cache domain-containing protein, translating into MPLPFRRPKPPGLKATLVGAMLLTVGTTAALVYVPWSLVSKRNIDTIVDQVNQEITLGTSQEVEKLFNNAESAQSLLNSSLGQNLIDLTSAQDRELFLLSVLQANPNFTWVQYGDAKGDFFGAQRTSDGRLHFHLRDWDWQSRSTTATVNTYQSSDGRLEPVKTETYTMDPPFFAPERPWYRNALESTQKRAWTVYVYRSTQTPGLDATTALINPKGEIWGVIGVGIELTQLSEYLQQLQTNPNGEAFIINARQELIASTDVAEVMPTQGKNSADPHLQQLETVENPLLRIASQTLQEQGVDLKNLTELQRFAFRDPATGNRYLISFTPLEQLDWVVGTVIPEASYLVEVNRNKRMLLGIIAIFTGMTAGVAVLMADRLIARPVLGIARTAANIEAERFELGQLGAIARRSDEIGQLARVFDRMAQQVYSREQKLKQQVRDLRIEIDEAKRQKQVKEIVETDFFQDLTAKAQKLRNRSDSKAAIAASKEPEQALPG
- a CDS encoding dicarboxylate/amino acid:cation symporter — translated: MVTSPKAYLPRQASIDWLRSPWAIVISGGLGVFIGTTQPQLAAWIAPFGTLYLGLLKMCVLPILLSAITKSLGRLMQSHDARQYVQRIAVVFPLSLLAVSAIAVAIAILAGPGRDLSTETLQTLGVLVNQSGVDLEMALSGPLPEAATGGVTTLVDSMVPDNIFAALSEGQTLKVLLFAIIFGVSLGLVKAPSTTALFDTLDSLYQSFNKVIHGLTYLLPFGLCSLLAYQLSQVGVGVLLSMVDFVVVAIATFAAIYLLSTVIIWRRSGLGLWATLLALKDPTILSLATSSSLACLPAAITSLSENLRFNAQTTNLVTPLAITLCRFGSVIYFALATLFVVQLYQRELGLAGLGIVIIGSILAGMATSGVTGILTLTMLGLVLDPLKLPLEAVLVLFIAIDPLMDPFRTLGIVHTGMAATALVANREG